The Rhopalosiphum maidis isolate BTI-1 chromosome 2, ASM367621v3, whole genome shotgun sequence genome segment CGACCGCGGCCATCACGGCGGCCCTGTGCGCGACTTGCCTGCTGAACGCCGCCTCGGTGGTACATGGCCACCCCGAAACCGTCACGGCGGTGCCGGACGTCGATGGCGGAGGACCGCAACTGCTGTCGTCGTTGCAACCGCCGACGACCACCGCTCAACACCAGCCCAAGTCCGACGACTCGGCCAACACGGAACTCCTGAAGCAGGTAATTAGAAAAATCGTTATTTCTTCTCGCTTACACCCCGCGCCGAACTATTTAGCTGTTTCGCACGCGATCCACTCTTTCGTCCCCCGCAGCCTCCTTCGTCTTGCAAACCGACGCCGCCggacattttaagttattctagAAACGTCATTTTACGTTTTTGAATTCAAACCGTCGTTCGCGTCTGAAGTGTCACGGCCCGCTGTCGTCGAAAAGTCCAATAATCTGGGATCTGATTAATTTCTTACGACAAAATCACCGATTTCTATGCATAAAGTTTTCTAGAAAATTTTGATCTCGCCTATGtgataataacaatcatattattgcCATAAAACATTGCGAATTGTACGTAAACCGTTATCGAACAGTGGTGTGATATTTCGTTTATATTggattcattaattttatcgtttaatatttatattaaatatttaagctcCTAAAACTGTATCCCAGCTACGcttatatacaactataaatacatttatagatgatttttaacatattaatacactTGAAGGCAAATCAAGAGTCTATGAATAGTAtctatgtatttttcatttcgtttgatttttttttatcactccATCACGCTACTGTGTCCGATTTTCACGCACTGTTTTTAGAAATCTTCTTGCGTACGCATCTTTTCACCATTATAATCGAATTACCTGTCACGTAAGATTATAAATGATATGCATATACAAGTAACTACCGGATGATCTATTTAACGTAagacattcattattttaaaaactataattgttttaaatatatttgttttatataattttgagttgtttaaaacaatattttttacaaatacatttaataaattatactatttttatcgatATCATTTAGAAATTCTTTATGTTATACAAACTGAGTTTAGAAAaagtgattaataatattggtatgtATTAAAAGTTTACATGTGCTGTATCACTCCACCCCACTActaatctaaattttatatacttaaaactaacaaataaacgatttgtctaaaataatttgatttttataaatcgaaGTATTGAAGTATtctgaattaatatattctgcttacgaatatgaaattataaatgtgtttttgaaataatggatGCCTTatgtagataattaaataaatcatctcGTATATATTACTCTCGGCTACACGGTCGCATCGACGAGAATACCCTTAGGACtcagtatacaaatatactcaaagtcggtaataataattattataagtattatattttattattcatgacacataattattatcgacaTGATTAGTACACCCTGTCTGAAACTGTACTGAaactatatgaaatataatataatgatataatattattattatattcgcgCGGCGATTTCGTCGACGTGTCTGTTGTTATTACATACCGTCGTTTGTGTGTGCGCACGCCCGCGTATATGTTGCGCAACAGGTGTTGATGAAGAAATGTCTGCACCGATACACGATGACGTGCCTGAAACTGGACCTGGTCCGGCTGATTGACCGGCTGGGCACGGCGCGTGCCTATCAGCTGGTTCCCGGCGTGTCACTTGTCCGAGCTTCTGACGGCAACCATACGACGGTCACTGGCGGTCAACATCCTCAACAGAACCAGCATCATCAGCAGCACCACCATCACAGCGGCATACCTCCAGATGTTGTCAGATCACTGGTGCGGGGCAACGATTCGGCCGACGAGCTGGACGGATATCTGATGGAAAAGGTCGACACGTATCTGAACAGCCTGTCCATCAGCGTCAAGCTAGTCGATTCGGCGGTAGTGGAGAAGGTGCGCAATCTCAGCAGCCAAATGCTCGTCAACATACTGCCCACCGGATTACTCGAGACCGGTAATGATAATCGTCGCGTGTTAAGTAACAACAGTCGATAATATGATCGTCATCGGGGTGAAATGTTCAGTGTTTCCACAAAGACGTTAGTTAGGAATCTATGGAAATATCTCAATGCTGATTGGaatgaacaattttatattcgcATAAactagtattatttttcttgacTTCCTGACTTGAACTTTCATTGTACCTGGTACttatatggttttaaaaaaaaaaatacttactaaattggtattatttatcatgtcctattaaattactattagttATCGGTagagtttattttcatttcgtgacgctgaattatttattagtgtgGTTTGTggtttttaaaacgtatattttgtgggtaataataataaacagattAAGTTTACATCTTCAATGctattcaaaacaattatcCTTTTGCTCAATATGTACAGCAATAAATTctctagaataataatattttcattcccATCGAATGACGGACATtcatttttacgatattttttcttacatttCATCCTCACTTACACGTTCTTTTGATTGTAGACCAAATGGTTTTCACAAatcgattattaatattcagttTTGCGTGTTTTTGACACGATCATTTCCGTATCGgagacattattattttttttgtgtatattgaagtaatattataatggtatcgGTTTGTCACGTAGCACTAAACTGTCAAAAACAATAACCTTTTCTTGTATTATGCacgtataaaaacatttattgtcGATTAGATTAGATTAAgatagattttaatatgtacaaataaaagcGGTCACGAAAACGTATTATCTATGTGGTTGTAAGTAAGTATATCATAGCCTAATTtacggttttatttttgttttaaattaatcttatcaaagcatttttttttttttttttttttaatgttattatgctTGTTGCGTTTAACACActtgaaaaatacttataaaaaacgtattaatacAACCCCATATAGCGTAGTGTCCGTTTTCTACAATTTCTAattgatacaaaatatattagatttaaaaatattcgtacgtgtataatatattttacttctcACAAATGTTGACGTCATATGCgagtacttaatattttataatattttcaatggaccaataaattgtaatatcttACGACTTTCCTACTGGTCATTTCACGTGTATACGTGTCAGACGTGTCCTGCATttgaacttaatttatatgagTTTATGACCACATTTATTCAGAAGAAGGAACGTCGATTAGATCTCATATAACCAGTACAccgtatattataccaatatattttataatgtcatATTAATGAAATCATCAAATATCTAAgtatgatcatattattatcattattacgaTATTCGTTATATGTTTTCCTTTAAATTTagcacttgtacaataattcagaattattttcattgtgtacatgtacatttaaaatttgtgaaaACGATCAtgacaatgatttattataattaaaaacaaaacatgcaTTATTCCGACACGGGTCTGAACATCGACCGCAACCCGAAGACGACCGCTGAAAGCGGTGTATACCGACACTGTTGTAGGGTCACGATCGTTTTGATAATCGTTTATATTTCTGTTTGTTGACACGCAGGACGGGGTAAGAAGGACGGTATGAAAGCGGCCATGTGGTCAGCAGGCACGCTGGCAGCAATCGCTTTCGCGTCGCTGGCCGCCATGTCGGGTAAGGCGCTGATGACTGCCATGCTGGCGCTTGTCCTGGCGGCCGTGTGCGCGCTTAAGGgccacggcggcggcggcggtggcggcagcGGCGGTTACGGCAAGACGTCACATTACGAGATCATCACCAAACCGGCTATATACGATCACGAACACCTGGTGCACGGAGCGTCGTACTCGTCGGCACCGTACAGTTACGCTCGGCACCTCAACATGGACGAGAACGGCGGAACGCATCATCCGATCGGACGAGGGCCGCCGCCGCAGCCCCAGCGGGTTAGCGTAGTGCACGCGGCGCCGGCCGCTCCGGCCCCTGCCCAGTCCAACGACGCGTCGGGCCCGGGTCAGCAGGCCGGCGAAGAGGACGCGGACGACGAGGCCACCGTCGGCCGGTTATCTTATCCACTGGCGCCCGTCGCTTACATTCCCACCAACAACGCCTGACGTCACGGCCAATCGGAGTTTTGATGTTATTTGTTTAAGCATCCGCTTCACAGTCGACGTCaatacaattgttattataatattattaatatttatttatttatttatttatttatattatattcattatcattataatatttattatatttttaaaatttaattccgttcatattatatttttgttaagagCCGATGTGATTTTTCCAGTACTAAACATCACCGCatacatgtaaatattataatatataacatttatgcctattttatatttatataatattataatttcctatgcatggtataatttttagttattttttgtacaaattcCGATAACAAGTTTATTGTCGAGTTGAAAATATGCTTGAAAATGCAATACGAGTTTcctaataaagttattaatttaccaattaaaaaataccaacaatttaaaaccacattaattgtataagctttaaatttagaattttaacgaaattcgtataaatctcaaaaatatacaaactattttgtagtttaaaattcatacaattttatctttttataatatctatgattTGGAAATTTGATACAAGGTTTCTCATTAGTTTTTCTATctgtaaaaatcaaaagtttaacaaaaagtcaaattattttttttatgactgccttaagttgaaatttttacgatattagataaataattatttctcctcgaacgatttttgttttttgttttaattcaaaaacgaataactgtaaatacgtaaaatgttcactaaatgttaatgttttatgttttcatttcCTATACAAGGTAaaattttccaaatatttcgactatttaaactatttattgtcttgaaattttaattttttttttcaatcaattacgaaaaaaattatttacagtgtAAAAATCCTCGAAAATTTAAGACAAAATctgacataattttttttttttttgttattaaatcatcataaattacatagaatacaaataatttgatatattttacatgattatCTCTTTTAAACTATTAGCTTATGTTAGAGAAAgagagtaatattaataactaaaaaaataatttatattatgtaattagcAAACTAAAGTGATGAAtacattagaaattaaaataatattaacagtagaaaaattttgaaaataagataatttttca includes the following:
- the LOC113553940 gene encoding uncharacterized protein LOC113553940 — translated: MQTYVCGRRKRGATAAITAALCATCLLNAASVVHGHPETVTAVPDVDGGGPQLLSSLQPPTTTAQHQPKSDDSANTELLKQVLMKKCLHRYTMTCLKLDLVRLIDRLGTARAYQLVPGVSLVRASDGNHTTVTGGQHPQQNQHHQQHHHHSGIPPDVVRSLVRGNDSADELDGYLMEKVDTYLNSLSISVKLVDSAVVEKVRNLSSQMLVNILPTGLLETGRGKKDGMKAAMWSAGTLAAIAFASLAAMSGKALMTAMLALVLAAVCALKGHGGGGGGGSGGYGKTSHYEIITKPAIYDHEHLVHGASYSSAPYSYARHLNMDENGGTHHPIGRGPPPQPQRVSVVHAAPAAPAPAQSNDASGPGQQAGEEDADDEATVGRLSYPLAPVAYIPTNNA